The sequence GGGAATAAGATGACCCAtcctattcactggaaggactgattttaaatctgaagctccagtattttggtcatctgatgcaagcagatgactcattagaaaggtCCCTGATGTAGGAAAAGAtttgagggtgaaggagaagagggcatcagaggatgaaatggccgGATGGCAATACCAATGCAATgaccatgaacttgggcaaacttcaggaaatgatgagggacagggaggcttgtcTCGCGTGGTCCAGGGGAGCtgcaaagaaacagacacaactgggcgacaaaacaacaacaatcaggtAAATAAGATGACCCATCCTCTGGGTATTGATCAGTCTTTTCTCAGTCACCTGGTGTTTATTCAATGGACTCTTGTACAAGTATCCTTATCAGTAGTGGTAAATGGATAAACCCAAGGAATCCATACTCAGGCAGCAATTGTATTTCTACTGCTATAGACACCTGTACATAAAAGACCAACTCCGAGCCTGATTTTTCCATATTTCTAAGAGAATCTAGACAGTCTTTTAGTGACATGTTAATGACATTGAACCAACAGCAATTTATCCTCACAAAATAGGTACTATTTCAGAGAATAATTCATTTGCTGTCTTATATTGCTCCTGCCAGCACCACTGTTTTTTGATTTACAACATCAGGGTCTCCAACAACATCCCTTACAACCAAGAAACTGATTTTACAGTCCAAAAATTCTGATAATGGGATTGCACTATGGAATGCAGTAGTCTTACAATGTACATCATCAACCAGAAAAAGATGGTCCagtaaaaatatgagatgcaatGCTAAAGGCTCAGATATGGCAGCAGTTTGAAAACCCTACTCTATGATATAAGAACACTGTACCATAAATTCTGGTGCACACCTAAGATCAACAACTAATAGGTGATGGTATTTTTCATAGCCACTATAAACACACTCTTCATAGAATAAAGAAGGGAGGTGGTTGCAGCTCCTATTTCCCTCTAACTGGTAACGCATTTACAGATCATTTCTTTCCATCCCCCAACATAGGGCTCAGCCTTGTTCTAAGGGTCTAGTAAAGGAAGAAGTTCTTCCACCAGAGTGAAAACTCTGATTCTCATAAAGAGAAATTTGCCACTACTCCCTGGCTCTTTGAGGTTTcttgtgcttaatcgctcagttgtgtctgactctttgagaccccatggaccgtggcgAAGTACACAACTGTAgatgtatttaatgccactgaactacaCACTTAAAAAGGGTTAAGATGGTGAATGTTATACGTACTTcaccacttcacttcacttcacttcaataaaataaacattttattatttaaaataataataaaacaacctGAAAAAGTCCCTGGCTCAGGGAGAAGTGCACAGCTGGTGCCTCAATAAATGGCAAGTCCCTTCTTACCACTCACTGGTGTGATAATGCCCTGAGGTACTGCGGAATAAATCGCTCTCCCCCTGATGTTAAAAGAATATCAAGTCTCCTGAAAAGGGAATTGTTTTTGGAAGTAGGGAACAGAAGGTGGCCTTTGGAGGAGAGCTCCAGGCACCGCTGTCCATCCAAACCTCCTCAAAAGCAGCTCCCACACAAGGGCACAGCACCTAGGCCTGGGGTGATGACCTGCATCAAAGAAAGCAGCATGGCTCCTCCACGTAGCAGATACGCTGCTTCACTCTATTACACAAGAAGGACACCGGAGGGAACGCAAAGCAAGGACTAGACGCTGCGGAGTTTTCAGTCCCCCAGCCTCCAAGAAGCGCCGGACTCTAGCGGCACCTCaacccctcctccttcctcctcccttggCCCCGCCCACTCTCCGCCCCCTCTGCCCGCCTCCCTTTCAGATTTGCAGTGGACGGGAAATCGAAAGTGAAATAAGGAAGCGGCTGCTATCTACTGCGTCCATTGAAAAGGTGAGTGAACTTGGCTAGACCGAGATACCCCAACTCTCCCTGGGGGACCTCTCTCCCCTGCCCCGGGTCGGAAGAGCCTCATCCTAGCCGTCCCCACCCCTAGAAACTTCGATCTCAGGTTTTCTTTCGCAATAGGTTTCCTTCAACCCTAACCCAGCTGTTCTTCCCCTGCAGCctgggaggaggctgggctgTCCTCCTGACTGGGATGTCCCCTGGAAGGAGCTCGGATTGCCCTGCTTCCGCCGGCACCTGAGCTGGGAAGAAAGACCCAGAGAAACTGGGAGAACTAGGATGGCAACCTAGCTCGGGGTTGGTCCAGGGGAGCCCGGTGTGGGGGTAGATCCGCGATCCCTGAGACTGCTGTCCCCAAAAGGCCCCCTCTGGAGGTGAGAGAGACAGGGTTGCTTAGGATATTAGAAAACTATGGGTCTATGCCCTAGAAGAAACAAAGGCGGTGCCAGGTTCagagtagctgagagaagagcCCAGGAAGTTCTTAATAAACCACATGCttctgtgtgtatgcacatacgtatatacacacacatatacatatgcgtatgtgtgtgtgctctgtcgtgtctgactctttgctaccccatggactgtatgtagcccgctcctctgtccatggtatttcccaggagagatactgaagtgggttgccatttccttctccagggaatcttcccaactcagagatcaaacctgctgtctcctgtgtctcctgcattagcaggtggattctttaccacttgcaccacctaggaagcccatgtaCTTAATACAGATATACATGTATCCTTAGGAGAATAtgtaagaataaatataaatattcttatatatattcaTGTTACTGATAATTAGATACCAATAACCCCTGCCTATTGCAAAGATTAATGAGAATGTATGTGAAGTATGTGGCACCTGGCACGTGGAAGGAGCACAGTCAATGGTCGCTACTGTTAAGATTAGCTTCTCAACAGAGTGGAAGACCAGTGGCCTGAGGCGGAAGATCAATAGGTAAAGCCTGGACTCTGAGGGGTTAAGCAGAGGTGAACATGATGAAAGTCGAATTGTAAGCAGCTGTCTCTCAGGTTCTCAACAATTTTTGCTATCTCTTGGGGATTCAGTGTCCCCTTCTGTCTGACTGGATCAGTGACCCAGACTATGGAAGAGGAGCGCTTGCTGTTCAGGTTGAGGTCCttgtcttttcttgttttcactCCCTCCAGGTCACCCTCCCTCCGGTTCCCTTTTCTCACCTggctcttctcttccctccctttccccttctcctcccctcaccGCAAGGTCTCCCCAGCACTGCTGAAGAGGAGCATCACCCCAATGGCCTCAGCCATACCCTTGACAATGATGTGGGAGGAGGTCACGTGCTCTATCTGCCTGGATCCCATGGTGGAGCCCGTGAGCATTGAATGTGGTCATAGCTTCTGCCAGAAGTGCATCTCTGAGGTCGGGAAAGACGGGGGCAGCGTCTGTCCTGTGTGCAGGCGGCACTTCCTGCTCCAGAACCTCCGGCCCAATCGACAGGTAGCCAACATGGTGGACAACCTTAGAAAGATCAGCCAGGGTGCCAAGGAGGGCCCCCACGGGGAGCTGTGTGCGGTGCACAGAGAGAAACTTCACCTCTTCTGTGAGGAAGATGGGAAGGCCCTTTGCTGGGTGTGTTCCCAGTCCCAGAAACACCGTGATCATCCCATGGTCCCTATTGAGGAGGCTGCTCAGGAGTACCAGGTGAGGCCTCAGCACAGAGGCAGGAACAGGTAAAAAGGAGATGGGGCCCTGTTGACGGCTTTGTTCCCCAGAGCTGGGAATGGGAGAGAGTTACCTGTGGGGCTGGGGAAAGGATAGGGGTCTCCTGCCTTCTACGTCTTATTTAAGGGAGAAATGGCAAGCTCAGCacagttttctcattttccagGAGCAGGGATGTGCCATGGGAAAATGCTTCAAGAATCATCTTCCCTTGTGCCCTCCTGCTTAATTAGGAACAAGCAGTGCCCCCACCCTTTGTATCCCAACCATGTGGCCCTGTTTTGTAAGAAATATCAGGCTTTTTCCAAAACCCTCCCATCCACAGAGTTCCTACCCCAAAGAGACTCTAGTCCTTCCTTGTCCTCTGCACTCAGGCCCTTCTAAGAACCAGTATGATCTTCCCCCACTTCACACCCCTGCACCCTCCTTCTTGACCTGACTGGGTATCATCTTGCTTTCATTCTCTGCAGGAGAAGCTTCAGGTGGCATTAAAGAAACTAAGAGATAAGCAGGAGTTGGCTGAGAAGCTGGAATTGGACATTGCAATGAAGAAAGCATCCTGGAAGGCAAGAGTCATATCCTGAAGGGAATCTTAGATCAGAAACCTGGGGAGGGTCCAGCTATGCCAGTCCCTATATCTCACTCTCCAAGAACCAGCTGCCCCATAGGTCTCTTGACGGAGGGGATTGAAAGAGTATGGAGATCAAAAAGCGCTCCCAATCAGATGGAGAGAGAGTCTTAGGAGAAGGTGCTGAGGGACAAGATACACCTTAATGCTCCTGCTTCTTGAGCCCAGTCTCTGGAGATGACAGCACAGGGCCTCAGGGTCTGGGACAGAGGAATGCCAGGAGAGATGCCCAATGTCAAGAAATGACAAGTTGTCAAGAAATGACAGTGACTGTGAGGACCAGACTTAAGGGAACCATAAAGGCCtaagatggacttccctggtggctcagatggtaaagaatctgcctgcagtattggagacccgggttcaattcctggattgggaagatcccctgaagaagggaatggctacccactccagtattcttgcctggagaatcccatggacaaaggagcctggcaggctacatacatcccatagagtcgcagagtcagatatgactgagcaactaacactttcactttcaaaggtctAAGATAGGAAAACCAGTCTGACCAGGTAGTTACTTGACCATGTCCAGCTCACTGGTCCAAAATGTAATGGGAGAGCTACAGCTTGTTCCACCCCAGGGATGAGGAGGTGGGGTGGGTCAGGGACTAGAAAGGAGCAGAAGGAGCTCATGGCCAAGAGGTCCTAGAAGAGGAAGACTTGAGACCCAGGAAGGGCAAGGCAGGCTGTGGTGGTCTTGAGTGACCCTCCAGTTAGAAGCAGGAGAGGGCAAGCATAGAATATCTCAAAGAGTCCTTTGTCCTAGACTTAGGAACCAGGTTATGAGCCTGGCTTTGCAGGTTTGTTGGAGTAGGGCCAGGTGTTACTCGCTCAGTTATTAAGATATGAAGACAAAGGGGCACATTGGGGGAGCGGGGGTGACTTGAAGGAGGTTGAGGAAATCTCTGATACCACAGGCTGATGCAGCTGTGATAGGAGAGCAACTACGGTGCGCCTCCCCCACCGCGCCCCACCAGTCCCATTCCCCTCAGGCCCAGAAGCCTCACCCACCTTCCTTCCCAGCacggttgtgtatgtgtgtgttcccaGACAGAGCCAGAGTGGAGTAGGAGTAGGTATGGATACTTGCATTCCCAAATCTTAGGGGATTATGATTAAAAACCACCTCTTTCTTTCCATTGACACCAAAGGGGAAAGTTGAGGCGCACAAATTGAGAATTCATGAAGAGTTTGTAAGGCAGAAAAACTTCCTGGCTGAAGAGGAGCAGAAGCAACTGCAGAAgctagaggaggaggagaggcaaCACCTGAGAACCCTGGGGGACACAGAGGCCAGGCTGGCCCAGCAGGTCCAGGCCTTGCAGGAGCTGATCGCAGAGCTGGAGAGGAGGAGGCGGGGCTCGGCGCTGGAGCTGCTGCAGGTGAGGCCTGAGAAGAGCTCCCCTCTGAGATTCAGGGAGTAACTGAAAAAACGCAGAGTGCCTCGGGGCTACCTTCAGGGCACACAGAAACTTGGTCCCTGGCATTTTCTTAAA comes from Dama dama isolate Ldn47 chromosome 1, ASM3311817v1, whole genome shotgun sequence and encodes:
- the TRIM21 gene encoding E3 ubiquitin-protein ligase TRIM21, giving the protein MASAIPLTMMWEEVTCSICLDPMVEPVSIECGHSFCQKCISEVGKDGGSVCPVCRRHFLLQNLRPNRQVANMVDNLRKISQGAKEGPHGELCAVHREKLHLFCEEDGKALCWVCSQSQKHRDHPMVPIEEAAQEYQEKLQVALKKLRDKQELAEKLELDIAMKKASWKGKVEAHKLRIHEEFVRQKNFLAEEEQKQLQKLEEEERQHLRTLGDTEARLAQQVQALQELIAELERRRRGSALELLQEVKSVLERSESWNLKELDVTSTDLRNVFYVPGIKKMLRTCGVHITLDPQTANPWLILSENRRQVRLTNTRQDVPENEERFDAYPMVLGAQRFNSGKVYWEVDVTGKEAWDLGVCRDNVQRKGQFSLNSDNGFWIIWLWNKQKYEAGTCPQTPLHLQVPPSRVGIFLDYEASTVSFYNITDHGSLIYTFSECAFAGPLRPFFNPGFNDRGTNSAPLILCPLKTGW